In Propionimicrobium sp. PCR01-08-3, one DNA window encodes the following:
- the bioB gene encoding biotin synthase BioB, with protein MNLTEMTRRGIQGESITREQALEILRSDDDELMSVLAAAGKVRRHFFANRVRLNYLVNLKSGMCPEDCSYCSQRLGSRAEIMKYSWADPRAVHEAVEAGITGGARRVCLVASGHGPSTREVNRVNRMVSDIKQTHPDIEVCVCLGFVDDEKAASIKEAGADAYNHNANTARSHYGEICSTHSYDDRIDTVEVLKRNGLSPCSGVIAGMGETDEELVDVIFDLRSHGVDSVPVNFLLPFDGTPLEGTTDHLTPQQCLRILAMVRFVHPDAEVRAAAGREMHIRTMQPLMLEVVNSIFLGDYLTSEGAAGAADLHMLADAGFVPEGLDELPAPLAPAMDDHAVPIRHRGIGTKLPANA; from the coding sequence ATGAATCTCACAGAGATGACCCGACGTGGCATTCAAGGAGAATCGATCACCCGCGAGCAGGCTCTTGAAATCCTGCGCAGCGACGATGACGAATTGATGTCAGTGCTTGCCGCCGCGGGAAAGGTCCGCAGACATTTCTTCGCCAACAGGGTCCGGCTCAACTATCTTGTGAATCTCAAGAGCGGCATGTGCCCCGAAGATTGTTCCTATTGTTCGCAGCGTCTTGGGTCACGGGCGGAGATCATGAAGTATTCCTGGGCCGACCCGCGGGCCGTCCATGAAGCGGTCGAAGCCGGCATCACAGGAGGCGCCCGCCGGGTCTGTCTGGTGGCATCGGGCCATGGTCCGAGCACCCGTGAGGTGAACCGTGTCAACCGGATGGTGAGCGACATCAAGCAGACCCATCCCGACATCGAGGTGTGCGTCTGTTTGGGATTCGTGGACGACGAGAAGGCTGCGTCCATCAAAGAAGCGGGCGCAGACGCCTACAACCACAATGCGAACACGGCGCGCAGTCACTACGGCGAGATCTGTTCCACACACTCCTACGACGACCGGATCGACACGGTCGAGGTATTGAAGCGCAACGGGCTCTCCCCCTGCTCCGGAGTGATCGCGGGCATGGGCGAGACGGACGAAGAATTGGTCGACGTCATCTTCGATCTGCGATCGCACGGCGTCGATTCGGTCCCGGTGAATTTCCTGCTGCCCTTCGACGGCACGCCCCTTGAAGGCACGACTGATCACCTGACCCCACAACAATGCCTGCGCATCTTGGCGATGGTCCGCTTCGTGCATCCGGACGCAGAAGTCCGCGCCGCGGCCGGCCGCGAGATGCACATCAGGACCATGCAGCCGCTGATGCTCGAGGTGGTCAATTCGATCTTCCTCGGCGACTACCTGACCAGTGAGGGTGCCGCCGGTGCCGCCGACCTTCACATGCTCGCCGATGCGGGATTCGTCCCCGAGGGACTTGACGAGTTGCCAGCGCCGCTGGCCCCGGCGATGGACGATCATGCCGTTCCGATCCGTCACCGTGGTATCGGAACCAAACTCCCGGCGAACGCCTGA
- the recO gene encoding DNA repair protein RecO gives MPTYRDEAVVLRTHKLGEADRIITLLSRTHGKVRAVARGVRRTSSKFGGRLEPFSHVDVQFAQGRNLDVITQVETLHAYDAPMRVDYGAYTAGEAMVETADRLVAEEGEPALQQYRLLLGALRTLGSGTPDGPRPCTMILDSYLLRALAVAGYAPALTSCARCGLEGPHDGFSPEAGGMVCIACRPPRTALPSDGAWTLLSALLCGDWEVTAKVPDRARSEVSGLVAAFAAWHMERGLRSLPLVARS, from the coding sequence GTGCCGACTTACCGAGATGAAGCTGTGGTGCTGCGCACCCACAAGCTCGGTGAAGCCGACCGCATCATCACCTTGCTGAGTCGCACGCACGGCAAGGTGCGTGCGGTGGCCAGGGGAGTGCGGCGCACGTCGTCCAAATTCGGTGGCAGACTCGAACCTTTCAGCCATGTGGACGTGCAGTTCGCCCAGGGACGCAATCTGGACGTCATCACCCAGGTCGAAACCCTGCACGCCTATGACGCTCCGATGCGGGTTGACTACGGTGCTTACACGGCAGGTGAGGCCATGGTCGAGACCGCCGACCGGTTGGTCGCCGAAGAAGGCGAACCCGCTCTGCAGCAGTACCGGTTACTGCTGGGGGCCTTGCGGACGCTCGGGTCAGGCACTCCTGACGGGCCGCGACCATGCACGATGATTCTCGATTCGTATTTGTTGCGCGCATTGGCGGTGGCCGGCTATGCGCCTGCGTTGACCAGTTGTGCACGTTGCGGACTCGAAGGCCCGCACGACGGATTCTCGCCCGAGGCGGGAGGCATGGTCTGCATCGCCTGTCGTCCACCACGAACCGCGCTGCCCAGCGACGGCGCTTGGACGCTGCTGTCTGCCCTGTTGTGCGGCGATTGGGAGGTCACCGCGAAGGTGCCGGATCGGGCCCGCAGCGAGGTGAGCGGGCTGGTCGCGGCGTTCGCGGCCTGGCATATGGAGCGCGGGCTGCGCTCGCTACCGCTTGTCGCGCGCTCCTAG
- the folP gene encoding dihydropteroate synthase produces MSPTQPAPLILRDHVIDAGHPAVMGIINRTPDSFYAPARYLDLDGGLACAQQMITDGADIVDVGGVRAGEDGDWVSEAAEIERVRPFLTVLRERFPELLISLDTWRTEVATACSGLFDLINDTWAGADPELAFVAAREGAGYVVSHTGGLPPRTDPDGIDYGPGDAVVDAVLGSLAADARRALDAGVAKEAILLDPTLDFGKTTMNSLRLVATTERVVALGYPVLQAISRKDFVGETLDLDIDERLEGTLAATAVAAWQGATVFRAHDVRATRRVLDMVASIRGDRPPAKSERGR; encoded by the coding sequence GTGAGTCCTACTCAGCCCGCGCCCTTGATACTTCGTGATCACGTCATTGATGCCGGTCATCCGGCGGTGATGGGCATCATCAACCGGACGCCCGATTCCTTCTATGCACCGGCCCGGTATCTCGATCTGGACGGCGGCCTTGCCTGCGCCCAGCAGATGATCACCGACGGCGCCGACATCGTCGACGTCGGGGGTGTGCGGGCCGGTGAAGACGGTGACTGGGTCAGCGAGGCCGCCGAGATCGAACGGGTGCGTCCGTTCTTGACGGTGTTGCGGGAGCGGTTCCCGGAGTTGCTGATCAGTCTGGATACCTGGCGAACCGAGGTAGCGACGGCCTGCAGCGGCCTGTTCGACCTGATCAATGACACCTGGGCGGGAGCAGACCCCGAATTGGCATTCGTCGCGGCGCGCGAGGGCGCAGGCTATGTGGTTTCGCACACCGGTGGTCTTCCGCCGCGAACCGACCCGGATGGAATCGACTACGGGCCCGGTGACGCGGTGGTCGATGCGGTGCTAGGTTCGCTGGCCGCCGACGCCCGACGGGCACTGGACGCAGGAGTCGCCAAAGAGGCGATACTGCTCGACCCCACGTTGGATTTCGGCAAGACCACCATGAACTCGTTGCGGCTGGTGGCGACCACTGAACGCGTCGTGGCACTCGGATACCCGGTGCTGCAGGCGATCAGCCGCAAGGATTTCGTGGGCGAGACCCTCGACCTGGACATCGATGAGCGGCTGGAGGGCACCCTCGCGGCGACGGCTGTCGCGGCTTGGCAGGGTGCGACCGTGTTTCGTGCGCACGATGTGCGAGCCACCCGACGGGTACTCGACATGGTCGCGTCCATTCGGGGTGATCGTCCACCGGCAAAATCCGAGCGCGGACGCTAG
- a CDS encoding mannitol dehydrogenase family protein, whose amino-acid sequence MNGDEAQTGRPVESEDDRLRLPALSATRLVMYMANLNRSNFPVERQIGASAPDATGIVHLGIGQFHRAHAAVNTALAMAEAGGDWGIVGVANRSRRIIDPMLNQDFLYSILQLSPEGTDVQIVDVHRRLFVAAEQPAEVLAAIADPNHKIVTLTITEKGYNKNGVTGDLMTDSAEIAPGLIGPDQAKAPLAQLAWGLVKRCHESKAPLTVLSCDNMQSAGNTTKAMVTEFLQAAGVDDNTMSWIAENVSFPNAMVDRIVPGTNEETKAQVEQILGLRDEAPVPAEAFTMWVLEDHFKAGRPAWEAAPGVTFSEEVEQYELVKLRLLNGSHSLISYLGGLSNSPTIPSARDKEFVEKSVRAAIYHEFLPSIELPHGFDADAYVAQLFHRWQNHALGDKTYRVGSDGSAKLLQRVPEPALRMLNMGQMPHEMALTTASWIACVCPPAGFDPGEIAALMEEPQRENLAKATAGAKNVHEHAEKIMTGGFFPTELAEHGEFTDRVAELLDDIVTHGVEAAAKDALGE is encoded by the coding sequence ATGAACGGTGACGAAGCGCAGACCGGTCGTCCGGTTGAAAGCGAGGACGATCGGCTGAGGCTTCCGGCACTATCCGCGACCAGATTGGTGATGTACATGGCAAACCTGAATCGCTCCAATTTCCCAGTTGAGCGCCAGATCGGAGCATCGGCGCCTGATGCCACCGGCATCGTGCACTTGGGCATTGGGCAGTTCCACCGCGCACACGCGGCAGTCAACACGGCATTGGCGATGGCCGAAGCCGGAGGCGATTGGGGCATCGTCGGCGTCGCTAACCGTTCCCGCCGCATCATCGATCCGATGCTGAACCAGGATTTTCTCTACTCGATTCTGCAGTTGAGCCCCGAAGGCACCGACGTACAAATCGTCGATGTACACCGCCGCCTGTTCGTCGCGGCGGAGCAGCCGGCCGAGGTGCTGGCGGCCATCGCCGACCCCAATCACAAGATCGTCACGCTGACGATCACCGAGAAGGGCTACAACAAGAACGGCGTCACCGGCGATCTGATGACTGACTCTGCCGAGATCGCTCCCGGATTGATCGGACCCGATCAGGCCAAGGCGCCACTCGCCCAGCTCGCCTGGGGCCTGGTCAAGCGCTGCCACGAGTCGAAGGCCCCGCTGACCGTGTTGTCCTGCGACAACATGCAGTCGGCAGGCAATACGACCAAGGCAATGGTGACCGAGTTCTTGCAGGCTGCAGGTGTGGACGACAACACCATGAGCTGGATCGCCGAGAACGTCTCCTTCCCGAACGCCATGGTCGACCGCATCGTGCCGGGCACCAACGAGGAGACCAAGGCGCAGGTCGAGCAGATCCTCGGTCTGCGAGATGAGGCTCCGGTGCCTGCCGAGGCGTTCACCATGTGGGTACTGGAGGATCACTTCAAGGCCGGTCGTCCGGCTTGGGAGGCCGCTCCCGGCGTCACTTTCTCCGAAGAGGTCGAACAGTACGAGCTGGTCAAGCTGCGTCTGCTGAACGGCTCGCATTCGCTGATCAGCTACCTGGGCGGCTTGAGCAATTCGCCGACCATTCCTTCTGCCCGCGACAAGGAGTTCGTCGAGAAGTCGGTGCGGGCCGCGATCTATCACGAGTTCTTGCCGAGCATCGAATTGCCGCACGGTTTCGACGCGGACGCCTATGTCGCGCAGCTGTTCCATCGCTGGCAGAACCATGCCCTGGGCGACAAGACCTACCGGGTCGGCTCGGATGGTTCCGCGAAGCTGCTGCAGCGGGTTCCCGAGCCTGCGCTGCGGATGCTGAACATGGGCCAGATGCCGCACGAGATGGCGCTCACCACCGCGTCCTGGATCGCCTGCGTCTGCCCGCCGGCCGGCTTCGATCCGGGCGAAATCGCCGCGTTGATGGAGGAACCGCAGCGCGAGAACCTCGCCAAGGCCACCGCTGGCGCGAAGAATGTACACGAGCACGCCGAGAAGATCATGACCGGCGGCTTCTTCCCCACCGAGTTGGCCGAGCACGGCGAGTTCACCGACCGGGTCGCCGAGCTGCTTGACGACATCGTCACCCACGGGGTCGAGGCGGCAGCCAAGGACGCCCTCGGCGAGTGA
- a CDS encoding PhoH family protein has protein sequence MPGSYTFVVPASIDMISILGPRDEFLRIMERELAADIHVRGNEITLSGAARDVTAASEALTELVTIVRTGQGLNAEAVERVLAMSAEGSHPAEILTQDILSSRGRTIRPKTLNQKRYVDAIDKHTITFGIGPAGTGKTYLAMAKAVQALQAKQVTRIILTRPAIEAGERLGYLPGTLNDKIDPYLRPLYDALHDMLDPESIPKLLTGGVIEVAPLAYMRGRTLNDAFIVLDEAQNTSMEQMKMFLTRLGFGSKVVVTGDITQIDLPGGVKSGLRAVQDILDGIPDIAFCQLTKRDVVRHKLVGDIVAAYDRYDSTLAQAFSSGRQRANR, from the coding sequence ATGCCCGGAAGCTATACCTTTGTGGTGCCCGCCTCGATCGACATGATCAGCATCCTCGGCCCGCGCGATGAGTTTTTGCGCATCATGGAGCGCGAACTCGCGGCGGACATCCATGTGCGCGGAAACGAGATCACCCTCAGCGGTGCAGCGCGCGACGTCACAGCCGCCAGCGAAGCCCTCACCGAACTCGTCACGATCGTCCGCACCGGGCAGGGCCTGAACGCGGAGGCGGTCGAGCGGGTGCTCGCCATGAGCGCCGAGGGCTCGCATCCGGCGGAGATCCTGACCCAAGACATCTTGTCGAGCCGCGGGCGCACCATTCGTCCGAAAACGCTGAATCAGAAGCGTTATGTCGACGCGATCGACAAACACACCATCACCTTCGGCATCGGACCTGCCGGTACCGGCAAGACCTACCTCGCGATGGCGAAGGCCGTACAGGCGTTGCAGGCCAAGCAGGTGACCCGGATCATCTTGACGAGGCCGGCGATTGAGGCGGGGGAGCGGCTGGGCTATCTGCCCGGCACGCTGAACGACAAGATCGATCCCTACCTGCGTCCGCTTTATGACGCCTTGCATGACATGCTCGATCCCGAGTCGATCCCGAAGCTGCTGACCGGTGGAGTGATCGAGGTTGCTCCGCTGGCCTATATGCGCGGACGTACCCTCAACGACGCGTTCATCGTGTTGGACGAGGCACAGAACACCTCGATGGAACAGATGAAAATGTTCCTCACCCGGCTGGGATTCGGTTCGAAGGTCGTCGTCACCGGCGACATCACACAGATCGACCTGCCGGGCGGGGTGAAGAGCGGGCTTCGCGCCGTGCAAGACATTCTCGATGGCATACCCGACATCGCATTCTGTCAGCTGACCAAGCGCGACGTCGTACGTCACAAGTTGGTGGGCGATATCGTCGCTGCCTACGACCGCTATGACTCGACACTGGCCCAGGCCTTCAGCTCCGGCAGACAGCGGGCAAACCGGTGA
- the leuA gene encoding 2-isopropylmalate synthase, producing the protein MTTTDIHGTPKPHINPQPRPVQQPTPMPFQRYRPFRPLVLADRTWPNKTIDKAPRWLSTDLRDGNQALIDPMTPGRKRKLFDLLVQMGYKEIEVGFPSASQTDFDFVRSLIEQDAIPDDVTISVLTQAREDLIDRTAQSLIGAKRGTIHMYNAVAELFRRVVFHTDEQECKQLAVDGTRWVIKAAEKYLGNVEFGYEYSPEIFTQTPTEYAVEVCNGVIDIWQPDAERELILNLPATVEMSTPNTYADQIEYFCRNINGRESVCVSLHTHNDRGTGVAASEFGLMAGADRVEGCLFGHGERTGNVDLVTLGMNLYTQGIDPKIDFSNLDEVRRTVEYCTGMPVPARQPYSGDLVYTAFSGSHQDAIKKGLEDLETKAERERVGVHEVAWQAPYLPVDPHDVGRNYEAVIRVNSQSGKGGMAYLMKNDYSLVLPRRLQMEFSRVVQHHSDTEGGEVTSEQLWQIFSDEYLNRTEPLRGKGFTLETSEDGQATIKARISSDGVEKVISGEGNGPVSAFVDALTSVGVRVRVLDYQEHALTAGGDAKAAAYVECEIENGETEVHWGVGIDPDITTASLKAVMSAVNRHSADALAIAG; encoded by the coding sequence ATGACCACGACCGATATTCACGGCACCCCGAAGCCCCATATCAACCCGCAGCCGCGTCCGGTTCAGCAGCCGACGCCGATGCCCTTCCAGCGTTACCGGCCTTTCCGGCCGCTGGTGCTCGCCGACCGAACTTGGCCGAACAAGACGATCGACAAGGCGCCGCGCTGGCTGTCCACCGATCTGCGCGACGGCAATCAGGCGCTGATCGACCCGATGACTCCCGGACGCAAACGCAAGCTGTTCGATCTGCTGGTGCAGATGGGCTACAAGGAGATCGAGGTCGGATTCCCGTCCGCTTCGCAGACCGATTTCGATTTCGTCCGCTCGCTGATCGAGCAGGACGCCATCCCCGACGACGTGACCATCTCGGTGCTGACCCAGGCTCGCGAAGACCTGATCGACCGCACCGCGCAGTCGCTGATCGGAGCCAAGCGCGGCACCATCCACATGTACAACGCAGTCGCCGAGCTGTTTCGCCGGGTGGTATTCCACACCGACGAGCAAGAATGCAAGCAGCTGGCGGTCGACGGCACCCGCTGGGTAATCAAGGCCGCAGAGAAGTACCTGGGCAATGTGGAGTTCGGCTACGAATACTCGCCCGAGATCTTCACCCAGACCCCGACCGAATACGCCGTCGAGGTCTGCAACGGCGTCATCGACATCTGGCAGCCCGACGCCGAGCGCGAACTCATCTTGAACCTGCCGGCCACCGTAGAGATGAGCACGCCGAACACCTACGCCGACCAGATCGAGTACTTCTGCCGCAACATCAACGGGCGCGAGAGTGTCTGTGTGTCGCTGCACACTCACAACGACCGGGGCACCGGTGTGGCCGCGTCCGAGTTCGGTCTGATGGCCGGCGCCGACCGGGTCGAGGGCTGTCTGTTCGGGCATGGTGAGCGCACCGGCAACGTCGACCTGGTCACTCTCGGCATGAACCTGTACACCCAGGGCATCGACCCGAAGATCGACTTCAGCAACCTCGACGAGGTACGCCGCACGGTTGAATACTGCACCGGCATGCCGGTGCCTGCCCGCCAGCCCTACTCCGGCGATCTGGTCTACACCGCCTTCTCGGGGTCTCATCAGGACGCCATCAAGAAGGGACTGGAAGATCTGGAGACCAAGGCGGAGCGTGAGCGGGTGGGCGTCCACGAGGTCGCCTGGCAGGCACCTTACCTGCCGGTCGATCCACACGATGTCGGCCGCAACTACGAGGCCGTCATCCGCGTCAACAGCCAGTCCGGCAAGGGCGGCATGGCATATCTGATGAAGAACGACTACTCGCTGGTGCTGCCGCGCAGACTGCAGATGGAGTTCAGCCGCGTCGTCCAGCATCATTCGGATACCGAGGGCGGCGAAGTCACCAGCGAGCAGTTGTGGCAGATCTTCTCGGACGAATACCTGAACCGCACCGAACCGTTGCGCGGCAAGGGATTCACGTTGGAGACCAGCGAGGACGGCCAGGCGACCATCAAGGCCCGCATTTCGTCGGATGGCGTTGAGAAGGTCATCAGCGGTGAGGGCAACGGCCCGGTGTCGGCCTTCGTGGACGCGTTGACCAGCGTCGGCGTCAGGGTACGCGTGTTGGACTACCAGGAGCACGCGTTGACCGCCGGTGGCGATGCGAAGGCAGCCGCCTACGTCGAGTGCGAGATCGAGAACGGCGAGACCGAGGTGCATTGGGGCGTCGGCATCGACCCGGACATCACCACTGCCTCGCTGAAGGCCGTGATGAGCGCGGTCAACAGGCATAGTGCGGATGCTTTGGCGATCGCCGGCTGA
- a CDS encoding isoprenyl transferase, producing MVEHPAHRSPTPHPSGARPPAIPADLIPKHVAIVMDGNGRWAKQRNLPRTKGHEAGEAVLFEVIEGAIEMGIKNLSAYAFSTENWKRSPDEVRFLMGFNRDVIHRRRNDLDALGVKVRWAGRRPKLWGSVIRELEEAEEQTKHNDVLTMQFCVNYGGRAEIVDAARQIAREAKAGRLDPDHITEKSFRHYLDEPEIPDVDLFVRSSGEQRISNFLVWQSAYAELVFIDKFWPDWDRRDLWTAVERYAGRDRRFGGAIPNQVEHSR from the coding sequence ATGGTTGAACATCCGGCGCACCGCTCCCCCACACCCCACCCGAGCGGCGCGCGACCTCCGGCGATTCCTGCCGATCTGATCCCGAAGCATGTGGCGATCGTGATGGACGGCAACGGGCGCTGGGCCAAGCAGCGTAATCTGCCGCGCACCAAGGGCCACGAGGCCGGCGAGGCCGTGCTGTTCGAGGTAATCGAGGGCGCCATCGAGATGGGCATCAAGAATCTCTCGGCCTACGCGTTCTCGACGGAGAACTGGAAGCGTTCCCCCGATGAGGTGCGGTTTCTGATGGGGTTCAACCGCGACGTCATCCACCGCCGTCGCAATGACCTCGACGCGCTCGGCGTGAAGGTGCGCTGGGCGGGCCGGCGTCCGAAGCTTTGGGGCAGCGTGATCCGCGAGCTCGAAGAGGCCGAAGAGCAGACCAAACACAATGACGTGCTGACCATGCAATTCTGCGTCAACTACGGCGGACGCGCCGAGATCGTGGACGCCGCCCGCCAGATCGCCCGCGAAGCCAAGGCCGGCAGGCTGGATCCCGATCACATCACCGAAAAAAGCTTCCGGCACTATCTGGACGAGCCGGAGATTCCCGATGTCGACCTCTTCGTCCGCAGTTCTGGCGAGCAGCGCATCTCGAATTTCTTGGTTTGGCAGTCGGCCTACGCCGAACTGGTCTTCATCGACAAGTTCTGGCCCGACTGGGATCGCCGCGATCTGTGGACTGCCGTCGAACGCTATGCAGGCAGGGACCGCCGCTTCGGCGGCGCCATCCCCAATCAGGTGGAGCATTCTCGCTGA
- a CDS encoding hemolysin family protein encodes MTTQDWIMVGCALVAALLAGVGSAIETALVTITPGRADQMVADGKRGAAAVKQITDDPAPETSAAAFLRVFCEVVSVVLVCLVLVDNFAGLTTRLWGSVVIMTLVSFIIWGVAPRTLGRQKAEAVAGASARVMSVLSVILWPISQLLIWIGNAITPGRGYSDGPFIAEAERIAGASDGEREMIDSVFELGDTIVREVMVPRTDVVYINQDKTLRQGLSLALRSGFSRIPVTGESLDEVVGVLYVKDLMRRVYDNPEAEKKETVCSLMREASFTPDSKPIDDLMREMQTTRHHMVIVIDEFGGTAGVATIEDVVEEIVGEITDEYDAEPDLAEEVEPGVWRISARMPVDDMGDLFGLELEDEDVETVGGLLAKVLNMVPIYGSQITWNGLEITAEKSTGRRHQIDTVLVRRVDEPTDDESEDENDE; translated from the coding sequence GTGACCACCCAAGATTGGATCATGGTCGGCTGCGCCCTGGTGGCCGCACTGCTGGCCGGCGTCGGCTCGGCGATCGAAACCGCCCTGGTCACCATCACCCCCGGCCGTGCCGACCAAATGGTGGCCGACGGCAAGCGTGGCGCCGCAGCGGTCAAGCAGATCACCGATGACCCGGCACCGGAGACCAGCGCCGCAGCCTTTCTGCGGGTCTTCTGCGAAGTCGTTTCCGTGGTGTTGGTCTGCCTGGTTCTGGTCGACAATTTTGCCGGCCTGACCACCCGGCTGTGGGGCAGCGTCGTCATCATGACGCTGGTCTCGTTCATCATCTGGGGTGTGGCCCCGCGCACGCTCGGCAGGCAGAAGGCCGAAGCGGTTGCGGGTGCGTCCGCGCGCGTGATGTCGGTGCTCTCGGTCATCTTGTGGCCTATCTCTCAGTTGCTGATCTGGATAGGCAATGCCATCACTCCTGGCCGGGGCTACTCGGACGGCCCGTTCATCGCGGAGGCGGAGCGTATCGCGGGCGCCAGCGACGGTGAGCGCGAGATGATCGACTCGGTTTTCGAACTCGGCGACACGATCGTCCGCGAAGTGATGGTGCCGCGCACCGATGTCGTCTACATCAACCAGGACAAGACGCTGCGGCAGGGCCTGTCGCTGGCGTTGCGGTCAGGGTTCAGCCGCATCCCGGTGACCGGCGAATCCTTGGACGAGGTCGTCGGCGTGCTGTATGTCAAAGATCTGATGCGCAGGGTGTACGACAATCCTGAGGCGGAGAAGAAGGAGACCGTGTGCTCCTTGATGCGTGAGGCATCGTTCACCCCCGACTCCAAGCCGATCGACGACCTGATGCGTGAGATGCAGACGACCCGTCATCACATGGTGATCGTGATCGACGAATTCGGCGGTACCGCCGGCGTCGCGACGATTGAGGACGTGGTCGAAGAAATCGTCGGCGAAATCACCGACGAATACGATGCCGAGCCCGATCTGGCCGAAGAGGTCGAGCCGGGAGTATGGCGGATCTCGGCGCGGATGCCGGTGGACGACATGGGGGACCTCTTCGGCCTCGAACTTGAGGACGAGGACGTCGAAACCGTGGGCGGGCTACTGGCCAAGGTGCTCAACATGGTGCCGATCTACGGCTCCCAGATCACCTGGAACGGGCTGGAGATCACCGCGGAGAAATCCACCGGGCGGCGTCACCAGATCGACACGGTGCTGGTGCGCCGGGTTGACGAACCAACCGACGACGAATCAGAGGACGAGAACGATGAGTGA
- the ybeY gene encoding rRNA maturation RNase YbeY yields the protein MIEINNESGEQVDELSLVQLAEFALARLRIHPQAELSILLIDPDAMAELHQRFMDLEGPTDVMSFPMDELRAPAEGEEPPRGMLGDIVICPQFTSAQAPENGREPFEEIQYLLIHGLLHLLGHDHAEPAEKAVMFGLNDQIISEWQRSRAGK from the coding sequence GTGATCGAGATCAACAACGAGTCGGGCGAGCAGGTCGACGAGCTGTCACTTGTGCAGTTGGCGGAGTTCGCGCTGGCCAGACTGCGGATTCATCCGCAAGCCGAGCTGTCGATTCTGCTGATCGATCCGGACGCGATGGCCGAATTGCATCAGCGGTTCATGGACCTTGAGGGCCCGACCGATGTGATGAGCTTTCCGATGGACGAGCTGCGCGCCCCGGCAGAAGGTGAGGAGCCGCCGCGGGGAATGCTCGGTGACATCGTGATCTGCCCGCAATTCACCTCGGCTCAAGCGCCCGAGAATGGACGCGAACCCTTCGAAGAAATCCAGTATCTGCTGATTCACGGACTGCTGCATTTGCTCGGGCACGACCACGCGGAGCCGGCCGAGAAGGCCGTGATGTTCGGATTGAACGATCAGATCATTTCGGAATGGCAACGATCAAGGGCGGGCAAGTGA
- the era gene encoding GTPase Era — protein MSEPASSAPEGFKSGFVCFVGRPNAGKSTLTNALVGSKVAITSSKPQTTRHAVRGIISRDDAQLVVIDTPGLSKPRSLLQERLNDLVYATWSEVDVVAVVLPANQHVGPGDEYLVREVAGLAHPPRLVAICSKADLVSPVRLAKQLLEIEALQEKTGVVFEEIVPCSALSGDQVDEIADVLVAMMDEGPAYYPDGEVTDEPTETLVGELIREAALEGVRDELPHSIAVEVDEMGLREGRPDDRPLLDIFASLIVERDSQKPIMIGRRGEHIKQVGTDARRQITALLGTPVHLDLKVKVLKEWQRDPKHLNRLGF, from the coding sequence ATGAGTGAGCCCGCATCCAGTGCCCCCGAGGGCTTCAAATCGGGTTTCGTCTGCTTTGTCGGTCGTCCGAATGCGGGCAAGTCGACGCTCACGAACGCGCTGGTCGGCTCGAAGGTGGCGATCACCAGCAGCAAGCCGCAAACCACCAGGCATGCCGTGCGCGGCATCATCTCGCGCGATGACGCCCAGCTGGTCGTCATCGACACCCCGGGATTGAGCAAGCCGCGCTCGCTGTTGCAGGAGCGGCTGAACGACCTGGTCTATGCCACCTGGAGTGAGGTCGATGTGGTGGCGGTCGTGCTGCCCGCCAATCAGCATGTCGGGCCGGGCGACGAGTACCTGGTGCGTGAGGTCGCCGGGCTGGCGCATCCGCCCCGGCTGGTCGCGATCTGCTCGAAGGCAGATCTGGTGAGTCCTGTCCGGTTGGCGAAGCAGTTGCTGGAGATCGAGGCGCTTCAGGAGAAGACCGGGGTGGTCTTTGAGGAGATCGTGCCCTGTTCGGCGTTGTCCGGTGACCAGGTGGACGAGATCGCAGACGTGCTGGTCGCGATGATGGACGAAGGCCCCGCCTACTATCCGGACGGCGAAGTGACCGACGAACCCACCGAGACGCTGGTGGGCGAGTTGATCCGGGAAGCCGCCCTGGAGGGCGTGCGCGACGAACTGCCGCACTCCATCGCCGTTGAGGTGGACGAGATGGGCTTGCGCGAGGGGCGCCCGGACGATCGTCCGCTGCTGGATATTTTCGCCTCGCTGATCGTGGAGCGGGATTCTCAAAAGCCGATCATGATCGGACGCCGGGGCGAGCACATCAAGCAGGTCGGCACGGACGCGCGACGTCAGATCACGGCGCTGTTGGGCACCCCGGTGCATCTGGATCTCAAGGTCAAGGTGCTCAAGGAATGGCAGCGGGACCCGAAACACTTGAACAGGCTGGGGTTCTGA